A genomic window from Streptomyces sp. WMMC940 includes:
- a CDS encoding DUF4177 domain-containing protein — MTKWEYATVPLLVHATKQILDTWGEDGWELVQVVPGPNNPEQLVAYLKREKS; from the coding sequence ATGACCAAGTGGGAATACGCGACCGTGCCCCTTCTCGTGCACGCGACCAAGCAGATCCTGGACACCTGGGGCGAGGACGGCTGGGAGCTCGTCCAGGTCGTCCCCGGGCCGAACAACCCCGAGCAGCTCGTGGCCTACCTCAAGCGGGAGAAGTCATGA